From the Exiguobacterium aurantiacum genome, one window contains:
- the yyaC gene encoding spore protease YyaC, giving the protein MPFRLKPHKPYSFFIEHTERSGSKLFADQLHDQLAKETHRPIVLVCIGSDRSTGDSLGPLVGTFLEERSVRNIHVYGTLTKPVHALNLVETLHEIQTRFHRPLIIAVDACLGRLSSVGYIFFSEGPLAPGAGVQKELPSVGEYNIKAVVNVSGFMEMMILQNTRLHLVYELARFITDGFAEFDSRIGRLHQEEAAITRLRQSRDESKS; this is encoded by the coding sequence ATGCCGTTTCGCCTAAAACCTCATAAACCATACTCTTTCTTCATCGAACATACCGAACGGAGTGGATCCAAGCTCTTCGCCGATCAACTGCACGACCAATTGGCGAAAGAGACACATCGTCCGATCGTCCTCGTTTGTATCGGCTCCGACCGTTCAACCGGCGACTCCCTCGGACCGCTCGTCGGCACGTTCCTCGAAGAACGATCCGTCCGCAATATCCATGTCTACGGGACACTGACGAAACCGGTTCATGCCTTGAACCTCGTCGAGACGCTCCATGAGATTCAGACGCGATTCCACCGTCCCCTCATCATCGCAGTCGACGCCTGTCTCGGCCGATTGTCGAGTGTCGGGTACATCTTCTTTTCGGAAGGTCCGCTCGCTCCTGGCGCCGGTGTCCAAAAAGAACTCCCTTCGGTCGGTGAGTACAATATTAAAGCCGTCGTCAACGTGAGCGGTTTTATGGAAATGATGATTTTGCAAAACACGCGTTTACATCTCGTCTATGAGTTGGCCCGTTTCATCACAGACGGTTTCGCCGAATTCGACTCCCGAATCGGACGGCTCCATCAAGAAGAAGCGGCCATTACTCGGCTGCGTCAATCTCGCGACGAATCGAAATCTTGA
- a CDS encoding mechanosensitive ion channel family protein — MASQNTETDLSTVADQTIDNVNRFVAYFQDTEMWIGLGIKLTGVALIILALYVASRILTSMVQRVFALRKIKEDNIVAQRQNETLSKLAQNTIRYVLGLIMILTVLGQFGVNIAGLIASAGVAGLAISFGAQNLVKDVITGAFIIFENQYKNGDYVNLNQQVDGTVIEVGIRTTKLKGLNGQVTIIPNGQIMQVTNYSLENSVAVVDIGVAYEEDMGKVEKALKEIAKTVEEKYHDLFIEPITLAGVQSLGPSEVVYRLMAEVPPTQHFAAGRILHKELKAGLDERGIEIPYPRTVMMPPTTSTKGAPENAG; from the coding sequence ATGGCTTCACAAAATACAGAAACAGACTTGAGTACGGTGGCTGACCAGACGATTGATAACGTCAATCGGTTCGTCGCCTATTTCCAAGACACGGAGATGTGGATCGGCCTCGGCATTAAATTGACGGGTGTCGCGCTCATCATCTTGGCGCTTTACGTGGCGTCACGCATTTTGACGTCGATGGTCCAACGCGTGTTCGCATTACGTAAAATCAAAGAAGATAATATCGTCGCCCAACGACAAAATGAAACACTGTCGAAACTGGCCCAAAACACGATCCGGTACGTCCTTGGCTTGATTATGATTTTGACGGTGCTCGGCCAGTTCGGCGTCAATATCGCCGGTTTGATCGCATCGGCCGGTGTCGCCGGTCTCGCCATCTCGTTCGGCGCGCAAAACTTGGTAAAAGACGTCATTACAGGTGCCTTCATCATTTTTGAGAATCAATACAAAAACGGGGATTATGTCAATTTGAATCAACAAGTCGACGGGACCGTCATCGAAGTCGGGATTCGGACGACAAAGTTGAAGGGATTGAACGGGCAAGTGACGATCATCCCGAACGGACAAATCATGCAAGTGACGAACTACTCGCTCGAGAATAGCGTCGCGGTCGTCGATATCGGTGTCGCCTATGAAGAAGACATGGGTAAAGTCGAGAAGGCGTTGAAAGAGATCGCGAAGACGGTCGAAGAGAAGTACCACGACTTGTTCATCGAGCCGATCACGCTCGCTGGGGTCCAGTCGCTCGGACCATCGGAAGTCGTCTATCGTCTCATGGCCGAAGTGCCACCGACGCAACACTTCGCGGCCGGACGGATTTTGCATAAAGAGTTGAAAGCCGGACTTGATGAGCGCGGAATTGAGATTCCGTATCCGCGGACCGTCATGATGCCGCCAACCACATCGACTAAAGGAGCGCCCGAAAATGCAGGCTAA
- a CDS encoding DUF951 domain-containing protein yields the protein MQAKSYELNDFVEMKKPHACQTNRWQVTRVGMDIRIKCQGCGASVLMPRRDFDKRLKKVLPQENAAE from the coding sequence ATGCAGGCTAAATCGTATGAGTTGAACGATTTTGTAGAAATGAAGAAACCACATGCCTGTCAAACGAACCGTTGGCAGGTGACTCGGGTCGGGATGGACATTCGTATCAAGTGTCAAGGATGCGGGGCGAGTGTACTCATGCCGCGCCGAGATTTTGATAAGCGATTGAAAAAAGTACTTCCACAA
- a CDS encoding ParB/RepB/Spo0J family partition protein — protein MERLPIKHIRPNPNQPRKQFEPEKLDELRQSIERYGVLQPIVVRKASGFYEIIAGERRFQAAQLAGKTDIPALIVTADSDRVMELALIENIQRADLNAIEEALAYEQLMQTLGLTQQQLAERVGKSRSHVTNSLRLLRLPSAVQHAVMVGELTMGHARAITGMKSVQAMEQIARRVIAEQWTVRRLERYLQKERIEKKTLKRSDADVEAVEAVLAERLQMDVSIRPRRKGGVLELKYFSQDDLEHLLTLLSPQDFDSSRD, from the coding sequence ATGGAACGGTTACCGATCAAACACATTCGCCCGAACCCGAATCAACCTCGAAAGCAATTTGAACCAGAGAAGTTAGACGAGCTCAGGCAATCGATTGAACGCTATGGCGTGTTGCAACCCATCGTCGTCCGTAAAGCGAGCGGGTTTTATGAGATCATCGCCGGAGAACGCCGGTTTCAAGCCGCACAATTGGCCGGCAAGACGGATATCCCGGCGTTGATCGTCACGGCTGACTCGGACCGCGTCATGGAACTCGCTTTGATTGAAAACATCCAACGCGCCGACTTGAATGCGATCGAGGAGGCGCTCGCCTACGAACAGTTGATGCAGACGCTCGGGTTGACCCAGCAACAGCTCGCTGAACGCGTCGGGAAAAGTCGGAGCCACGTGACGAACAGCCTGAGACTGCTCCGTTTGCCGAGTGCGGTCCAACATGCGGTCATGGTGGGTGAGTTGACGATGGGACATGCCCGTGCCATCACCGGCATGAAATCCGTTCAGGCGATGGAACAGATCGCTCGTCGCGTTATCGCTGAGCAGTGGACGGTCCGACGGCTTGAGCGCTACTTACAGAAAGAACGCATTGAAAAAAAGACGCTCAAGCGCTCAGACGCCGACGTGGAAGCCGTCGAGGCGGTGCTGGCGGAACGTCTTCAAATGGATGTGTCGATTCGCCCACGTCGAAAAGGGGGCGTGCTTGAGCTGAAGTATTTCTCGCAAGACGACTTGGAGCATCTGTTGACGCTCTTATCGCCTCAAGATTTCGATTCGTCGCGAGATTGA